A part of Tigriopus californicus strain San Diego chromosome 10, Tcal_SD_v2.1, whole genome shotgun sequence genomic DNA contains:
- the LOC131888039 gene encoding DNA helicase MCM8-like, whose amino-acid sequence MVGERGARVARGPRGRAGRGFRRGRGFRGKGRGQCPAGAESQPANRSGGWPVRSRGGAVPSRPGHHDASALMRVPHTGLNDVQIHAHSVVDESVSTGHERVYQAWRIYLPTQEFSPFSPHLIKLKAAQTFFASDLFHGPTREELYVRKAFSVPLSTWQSDPAVLRDWPEFERDWLEHGEIVVGILSLARHQMILAELKAEMEVNAQTTGYPIAALPVNFPIIRARFTNVGSLMPLKDLKTSAFNQTVSIQGTVVRVSHTRPCCTWLAFKCLTCQGVQSVYQPYGKFLEPIRCPGTACRGRRFSALRSHRQTITVDRQTIRVQEIVQHESGRVPRTIESELTEDLCDCAVPGDVITLTGVVKNANVMEKGAGKDRFMFQLYLHAVCIQNAKSSRSGRDRSSHAGIEFTLEDYSLVREIHAFDSQIFKLVVHSLCPSIYGHDLVKAGFILGLFGGTNRNQGDKSALSVRGDPHILVVGDPGLGKSQMLTSCVSVAPRGVFVTGNTTTSSGLTVTLSKEAGNDFALEAGALVLADQGCCCIDEFDKMNSQYQALLEAMEQQSISIAKAGVVCSLPARTGVLAAANPVGGHYNKSKTVSENLKLKPALLSRFDLVFILIDKPNEEMDQFLSEHIMKLHKKQTQPKSNDEWPTLVGPGDAAQLAHIPEDATLIERLRKNPRETIQPIGHDLLRKYIAYARKYVSPELTSEACRILQDFYVELRQKYHSSESMPITLRQLESLKRLTEARAKVELREEATEQDARDVVEIMRASMIDTYSDGEGVLDFSRSLNGSGMSTRGAAKKFVNALQKRANMLRQEIFSVDEMKSILSGCGAQVANFFDFLTSLNTQGYLLKKSAKSYQLLTVEF is encoded by the exons ATGGTTGGTGAGCGAGGAGCCCGTGTGGCCCGAGGGCCTCGGGGACGGGCTGGGCGGGGATTTCGCCGCGGTCGCGGTTTTCGGGGAAAGGGGCGGGGTCAATGCCCGGCCGGGGCTGAGAGCCAGCCTGCCAATCGCTCCGGTGGCTGGCCTGTGCGATCCCGTGGGGGAGCGGTTCCCTCGCGCCCTGGCCACCATGATGCGTCAGCCCTGATGCGGGTGCCTCATACCGGCCTGAACGACGTTCAAATCCACGCCCATTCCGTGGTGGACGAGTCGGTCTCCACTGGCCATGAGCGCGTCTATCAGGCCTGGCGGATCTACCTCCCTACGCAAGAGTTTTCTCCCTTTTCGCCGCACTTGATCAAATTAAAAGCGGCCCAGACGTTCTTCGCTTCGGACTTGTTCCACGGACCCACACGTGAAGAACTGTACGTTCGGAAAGCGTTTTCGGTGCCTCTGTCCACTTGGCAAAGTGACCCCGCGGTTCTGCGAGATTGGCCCGAGTTCGAGCGTGATTGGCTCGAGCACGGTGAGATCGTGGTGGGCATTTTGAGTTTAGCGCGTCATCAAATGATTTTGGCGGAGCTCAAAGCCGAGATGGAAGTCAATGCTCAAACCACCGGTTACCCGATAGCCGCCCTACCCGTTAATTTCCCCATCATACGCGCCCGGTTCACCAACGTGGGTTCATTGATGCCGTTGAAGGACTTAAAGACGTCTGCCTTCAATCAAACCGTCAGTATCCAGGGTACCGTGGTGCGGGTTTCCCACACCCGACCGTGTTGCACTTGGCTGGCATTCAAATGCCTCACTTGTCAGGGCGTCCAATCTGTGTATCAACCGTATGGTAAATTTCTGGAGCCCATTCGATGCCCGGGAACGGCGTGTCGGGGTCGTCGGTTTTCTGCCCTGCGATCCCATCGTCAGACCATCACCGTGGATCGCCAAACCATCCGAGTGCAAGAGATCGTCCAACATGAGAGTGGCCGCGTGCCCCGGACGATCGAAAGTGAACTCACCGAGGATCTGTGTGATTGCGCCGTCCCTGGCGACGTGATAACACTCACGGGTGTGGTCAAAAATGCCAACGTTATGGAAAAGGGGGCCGGCAAGGATCGATTCATGTTTCAATTGTATTTGCATGCGGTTTGCATTCAAAATGCCAAGTCGTCCCGAAGTGGGCGGGATCGCTCAAGTCATGCGGGGATCGAGTTCACCTTGGAAGACTATTCGCTTGTACGGGAAATTCATGCCTTTGATAGTCAAATTTTCAAGCTGGTCGTGCATTCGCTTTGTCCGTCCATATATGGACATGATCTTGTAAAAGCCGGATTCATCCTGGGTCTCTTTGGCGGGACAAATCGTAATCAAGGGGACAAATCTGCCTTGTCCGTCCGTGGAGATCCTCAC ATTCTCGTGGTGGGTGATCCTGGATTAGGCAAATCTCAAATGCTCACAAGTTGTGTGAGTGTGGCTCCCAGGGGCGTTTTCGTAACAGGGAATACCACAACCTCCTCTGGCCTCACTGTCACTTTGTCTAAAGAAGCGGGTAATGATTTTGCGTTGGAGGCTGGAGCCTTAGTCTTGGCGGATCAGG GCTGTTGTTGCATTGATGAGTTTGACAAGATGAACTCGCAATATCAGGCTCTTTTGGAGGCCATGGAGCAACAATCCATTTCGATTGCCAAGGCTGGGGTGGTCTGCTCTTTACCCGCTCGAACGGGCGTACTAGCAGCAGCCAATCCCGTAGGCGGGCATTACAACAAGTCCAAAACGGTCTCGGAAAATTTAAAACTTAAACCAGCGTTGCTTTCGCGATTTGACCTTGTCTTCATACTGATCGACAAACCCAACGAAGAAATGGATCAGTTCTTGTCAGAGCATATCATGAAGCTTCACAAGAAACAAACCCAGCCCAAGTCCAACGATGAGTGGCCCACTCTGGTTGGTCCAGGGGATGCAGCTCAACTAGCCCACATCCCCGAGGATGCCACCCTGATTGAGAGACTCCGGAAAAACCCGCGAGAAACGATCCAACCAATTGGACATGACCTTCTGAGGAAGTACATAGCCTACGCCCGGAAATATGTGTCGCCCGAACTCACGTCCGAAGCTTGTCGGATTCTTCAGGACTTTTACGTCGAACTTCGACAAAAGTATCACTCTTCTGAGTCGATGCCGATTACTCTGCGTCAATTGGAGTCCCTGAAACGTTTAACGGAGGCTCGAGCTAAGGTGGAACTGCGCGAAGAGGCCACTGAACAAGATGCTCGAGACGTGGTGGAGATTATGCGAGCCAGTATGATCGACACTTATTCAGACGGTGAAGGTGTCCTTGATTTTTCGAGAAGTCTCAACGGCTCAGGCATGTCGACCCGAGGAGCGGCTAAAAAGTTTGTAAATGCCTTGCAAAAGCGGGCCAACATGTTGCggcaagaaatattttctgtCGACGAAATGAAATCCATTCTCTCAGGGTGTGGAGCCCAAGTGGctaatttctttgattttttaacgtCGTTAAACACTCAAGGGTATCTGTTAAAAAAGTCAGCCAAATCCTACCAATTGCTTACAGTTGAGTTCTAA
- the LOC131888040 gene encoding protein tumorous imaginal discs, mitochondrial-like, which yields MWLSRAAVSRSSSTLRVSVPANRPCPMTGVTAGVFNPATASAGWARTIPTGLSLIRVGSARNARLFHTSIGRWKVKDYYETLGVGRDATAKDVKKAYYQLAKKYHPDTNKGDKDAQAKFQAVSEAYECLSDDSKRKQYDTFGSAGGAGPGAGGHPFGGAGGFTGGYDFKSSIDPEELFRTIFGDQFRSGGRSGFSDGFRETQFDFGAPQEYQMRLKFREAAKGIKKDLKVTIMDSCGTCQGSGSEPGTKPERCPHCQGTGMETVTTGPFMMRSTCRRCHGKGTHIKSPCRDCRGRGQTKQAQTVVVPVPAGVEDGQTVRMPVGRKEIFITFSVEKSDYFKRQGSDVHTEAKISLAQAVLGGTIRVQGIHEDMNVSIPSGTSSHTRMRMKGKGIAKSSGLGHGDHYIHVKIEVPQKVDDKSKALWQAYAELEPNTPGTVHGFTYDKGGKKVLMEDPDGLVADIREALEDDQPENGQDTNAS from the coding sequence ATGTGGTTATCGCGTGCGGCCGTCTCGAGATCCAGCAGCACGCTGCGGGTTTCGGTCCCAGCCAATAGGCCCTGTCCGATGACAGGCGTAACGGCGGGTGTTTTCAATCCTGCCACTGCTAGCGCCGGATGGGCCCGGACTATACCTACTGGCCTGTCCCTTATTAGGGTGGGTTCGGCTCGGAATGCTCGCCTCTTTCACACGAGCATCGGGCGGTGGAAGGTGAAAGATTACTACGAGACCTTGGGCGTGGGTCGCGATGCTACGGCCAAGGACGTTAAGAAGGCTTACTATCAGTTGGCTAAGAAATATCACCCGGACACCAACAAAGGCGACAAAGACGCCCAAGCCAAGTTTCAGGCTGTGTCCGAGGCCTATGAATGTCTGTCCGATGATAGCAAACGCAAACAGTATGACACCTTTGGCAGTGCCGGCGGCGCTGGACCCGGGGCGGGTGGACATCCTTTTGGCGGAGCAGGTGGATTCACTGGAGGCTACGATTTCAAATCCTCGATAGACCCCGAGGAGCTCTTTCGCACCATTTTTGGCGACCAATTTCGCTCAGGTGGACGATCCGGGTTTTCCGACGGGTTTAGAGAAACGCAATTCGACTTTGGCGCGCCGCAAGAATATCAAATGCGGCTTAAGTTTCGTGAAGCGGCCAAAGGCATCAAAAAGGACCTGAAAGTGACGATTATGGACTCGTGCGGGACGTGCCAAGGCTCAGGCAGTGAACCGGGAACCAAACCCGAGCGTTGTCCTCATTGTCAAGGTACGGGTATGGAAACTGTCACGACCGGACCTTTCATGATGCGCTCCACTTGTCGGCGATGTCACGGCAAGGGCACGCATATCAAGAGCCCGTGCCGGGACTGCCGAGGTCGCGGACAGACCAAACAAGCTCAGACTGTGGTGGTGCCGGTGCCCGCCGGGGTGGAAGACGGCCAGACCGTCCGTATGCCCGTCGGGCGGAAAGAGATTTTCATTACGTTTTCGGTAGAGAAATCAGACTACTTCAAGCGCCAGGGCAGCGACGTGCATACCGAGGCCAAAATTTCCTTAGCTCAGGCCGTGTTGGGCGGAACCATCCGGGTGCAAGGCATTCACGAGGACATGAATGTGTCCATTCCATCGGGCACATCTTCGCATACGCGAATGCGCATGAAAGGCAAAGGTATCGCCAAAAGCAGCGGCTTAGGCCATGGCGATCACTACATTCACGTCAAGATTGAAGTGCCTCAAAAAGTGGATGACAAGAGTAAAGCCCTCTGGCAAGCCTACGCCGAACTCGAACCCAACACGCCGGGCACTGTCCATGGCTTCACCTATGATAAAGGAGGTAAGAAAGTGCTGATGGAGGATCCCGATGGTCTGGTGGCTGATATTCGCGAGGCGCTTGAAGACGACCAACCCGAGAATGGCCAAGACACCAATGCTTCTTGA
- the LOC131888041 gene encoding uncharacterized protein LOC131888041, with product MATTRIALDSVPANPHDTTHQSRLQSIPASINHNGPARIEDFFTRLITHPDPHDAQLLSGTLRGFPVDGRVITSPTGMDVLVLDSGAKRGVAHLGDHEPQERVWRATHRLGGFTQWNYDQIPSCTDSLAKALTWLELAQAIHGQEGDDVPDEVILQEK from the coding sequence ATGGCTACCACCCGCATCGCGCTGGACAGCGTACCCGCCAATCCCCATGATACCACCCATCAGTCCCGACTTCAATCCATTCCGGCTTCGATTAATCACAATGGGCCTGCCCGAATCGAGGACTTCTTTACCCGACTAATTACTCACCCCGACCCTCACGACGCCCAATTACTTTCGGGCACGCTTCGCGGCTTTCCTGTGGACGGGCGGGTCATAACCAGCCCCACCGGGATGGATGTCCTGGTTCTAGACAGCGGGGCCAAGCGAGGGGTGGCTCATTTGGGGGATCATGAGCCCCAAGAGCGGGTGTGGCGGGCCACACATCGCCTGGGCGGATTTACCCAATGGAACTACGACCAGATCCCCTCGTGTACAGATAGCTTGGCCAAGGCTTTAACTTGGCTGGAATTGGCCCAAGCAATTCACGGCCAAGAGGGGGATGATGTTCCGGATGAGGTGATTCTccaagaaaaataa
- the LOC131889212 gene encoding mitochondrial inner membrane protease subunit 2-like codes for MSQAVKRGLKLILGADALVESTWRTTRRVVRVSLNVIGFSVSSVCVANTFFNVVGYPASISGGSMRPCLNHTSHYPTLDWLRLNLDWVFVNVWSARHWNQFERGDIVVFLSPKDPNDFVIKRLIAFEGDVILRPEGELEVPKGHIWVEGDNSRNSIDSKHYGPVPLGLVFAKATHVIWPPQNWKKIQPSLENHVDKDIREIDSGHCMIISHL; via the exons ATGAGTCAGGCCGTGAAACGCGGGCTCAAGTTGATCCTGGGTGCCGATGCCCTAGTCGAGTCAACTTGGCGTACCACACGCCGAGTGGTCCGGGTCAGTTTGAATGTGATCGGCTTTTCGGTGTCAAGTGTGTGTGTGGCCAATACGTTCTTCAACGTGGTGGGATACCCGGCTAGCATTAGTGGTGGGTCTATGCGACCGTGTCTGAACCATACCTCGCATTATCCAACATTGGATTGGCTGCGTTTAAATTTGGATTGGGTGTTTGTGAATGTTTGGTCCGCGCGTCATTGGAATCAATTCGAGAGAGGTGATATCGTCGTCTTCTTGTCACCCAAAG ATCCCAACGATTTTGTGATCAAGCGTTTAATCGCATTTGAAGGGGACGTCATCTTGAGACCCGAGGGGGAGTTGGAAGTGCCAAAAGGGCACATTTGGGTGGAGGGCGATAACTCGCGCAATAGTATCGATTCCAAGCATTACGGACCCGTTCCCTTGGGTCTAGTGTTCGCCAAGGCCACTCACGTGATTTGGCCacctcaaaattggaaaaaaatccaaccgTCCTTGGAAAATCACGTAGACAAAGACATTCGTGAAATCGATTCTGGGCACTGCATGATAATTTCTCATTTGTAG
- the LOC131889208 gene encoding KICSTOR complex protein ITFG2-like isoform X1, with product MIKSFSLPDCLVLRFTGTVQQNAICLADVDNDGQNELIVGNSDGTLAVYKELSDEPWRVCHDLGMISAVCVGDMRNDGTNVLVVIDGSGWFYILDFNATYEPRLRVTKETCYHLPGDVLDRLSDSVCSEQPMKNRSMERHSSGDSALDLDQTECLSNPEIIVSGSENLPIVPEEDNSAADQNDLRRRETSRSRSISQDRSSANRTPSGSHTPHTGPPSDGDKNKITASLDSDTPNDTTRDSMSESDTSSHHCEHNSIHVWYRQRVPANIREVLIFDLNNDGINEVVMALTDRVVRTYQWHPSDPVNEELKEKAAILRMQKARKHGRVRRRRLGTLKPVQKWEFGNQIGSITRNRNHDGTNALILAQPGGGMLKLISKSGLELKEDDSPEELMAKIGEVNCSTLSINEMRNFTTSAEIKGNLLTQEAITGQLEVGLQSTPYAVVTMAGTVMFVKDDSVVWTVETEKPLFCARSLAMGADQPDYVVVAGWSGYTFFFDQNGKHLEFMFDQSVATFTCGPFYSDGANRPTLVYTTVDGEIFLYYNLKPLERVIETIQNLDEDQELQELLKSAMGLSKVSGPQLADITSYILYGTR from the exons ATGATAAAATCGTTCTCGCTCCCTGACTGTTTGGTGCTTCGTTTTACGGGCACGGTGCAGCAAAATGCCATTTGCTTAGCAGATGTGGACAATGATGGGCAAAACGAACTCATCGTGGGTAATTCAGATGGGACTTTGGCTGTCTACAAGGAGCTCTCTGATGAGCCATGGCGAGTGTGTCATGATTTGGGCATGATATCCGCCGTTTGTGTGGGCGATATGCGCAATGATGGTACCAACGTTCTAGTGGTCATTGATGGCAGCGGCTGGTTTTACATACTGGATTTCAACGCCACCTACGAGCCCCGATTGCGCGTCACCAAGGAGACGTGCTATCATTTGCCTGGCGACGTCTTGGATCGTTTATCTGACTCGGTTTGCTCTGAACAGCCCATGAAGAATCGATCCATGGAACGTCATTCCAGTGGTGATTCCGCCCTAGACCTTGACCAAACCGAATGCTTATCCAACCCTGAAATCATTGTTTCGGGATCAGAAAACTTGCCCATTGTGCCAGAAGAAGACAATTCTGCCGCCGACCAAAATGATTTGCGACGGCGCGAGACTTCCCGTTCTCGATCCATATCTCAAGATAGGTCTTCGGCCAATCGGACTCCTTCGGGATCTCACACTCCTCATACTGGGCCTCCTAGTGATGGCGATAAGAATAAAATTACCGCTTCCCTTGATAGCGACACCCCGAACGACACCACTAGAGACTCAATGAGCGAGTCTGATACGAGCTCGCACCATTGTGAGCACAATTCTATTCACGTTTGGTACCGCCAACGGGTTCCTGCCAACATAAGAGAGGTTCTGATATTTGACCTCAACAATGACGGCATCAACGAGGTGGTCATGGCCCTCACGGATCGCGTTGTGCGCACCTATCAATGGCATCCTTCTGACCCTGTAAATGAAGAGCTCAAGGAAAAAGCTGCCATCCTTCGAATGCAGAAAGCCCGCAAGCACGGCCGGGTTCGACGACGTCGCCTTGGCACTCTGAAACCCGTGCAGAAATGGGAATTCGGCAATCAAATCGGGTCCATCACCAGAAATCGCAACCACGACGGCACCAACGCCCTCATTTTAGCCCAGCCGGGTGGAGGGATGCTCAAATTGATATCCAAGTCCGGCTTGGAGCTCAAAGAAGACGACAGCCCAGAGGAACTGATGGCTAAAATCGGCGAAGTCAACTGTAGCACGTTGAGCATCAATGAGATGAGAAATTTTACAACCTCTGCCGAGATCAAAGGCAATCTTCTCACTCAGGAAGCCATAACCGGTCAACTGGAAGTGGGATTACAGTCCACTCCGTATGCCGTTGTCACCATGGCAGGCACGGTTATGTTCGTTAAGGACGATTCTGTCGTGTGGACCGTTGAG ACTGAAAAACCCTTGTTTTGCGCGCGAAGTCTGGCCATGGGAGCCGACCAGCCTGATTATGTAGTTGTGGCTGGATGGTCGGGATAT ACCttcttctttgatcaaaaCGGCAAACATTTGGAGTTTATGTTTGATCAGAGTGTGGCCACTTTTACTTGCGGGCCTTTCTACTCCGATGGTGCTAATCGCCCGACTTTAGTATATACGACAGTCGATGGCGAAATTTTTCTTTACTACAACCTGAAGCCCCTTGAGC GAGTTATAGAAACTATTCAAAACTTGGATGAAGATCAGGAACTCCAAGAACTGCTTAAATCTGCCATGGGTTTGAGTAAGGTTTCGGGTCCTCAATTAGCCGATATAACGAGCTACATTTTGTATGGGACGAGGTGA
- the LOC131889208 gene encoding KICSTOR complex protein ITFG2-like isoform X2, with amino-acid sequence MIKSFSLPDCLVLRFTGTVQQNAICLADVDNDGQNELIVGNSDGTLAVYKELSDEPWRVCHDLGMISAVCVGDMRNDGTNVLVVIDGSGWFYILDFNATYEPRLRVTKETCYHLPGDVLDRLSDSVCSEQPMKNRSMERHSSGDSALDLDQTECLSNPEIIVSGSENLPIVPEEDNSAADQNDLRRRETSRSRSISQDRSSANRTPSGSHTPHTGPPSDGDKNKITASLDSDTPNDTTRDSMSESDTSSHHCEHNSIHVWYRQRVPANIREVLIFDLNNDGINEVVMALTDRVVRTYQWHPSDPVNEELKEKAAILRMQKARKHGRVRRRRLGTLKPVQKWEFGNQIGSITRNRNHDGTNALILAQPGGGMLKLISKSGLELKEDDSPEELMAKIGEVNCSTLSINEMRNFTTSAEIKGNLLTQEAITGQLEVGLQSTPYAVVTMAGTVMFVKDDSVVWTVETEKPLFCARSLAMGADQPDYVVVAGWSGYTFFFDQNGKHLEFMFDQSVATFTCGPFYSDGANRPTLVYTTVDGEIFLYYNLKPLERESYRNYSKLG; translated from the exons ATGATAAAATCGTTCTCGCTCCCTGACTGTTTGGTGCTTCGTTTTACGGGCACGGTGCAGCAAAATGCCATTTGCTTAGCAGATGTGGACAATGATGGGCAAAACGAACTCATCGTGGGTAATTCAGATGGGACTTTGGCTGTCTACAAGGAGCTCTCTGATGAGCCATGGCGAGTGTGTCATGATTTGGGCATGATATCCGCCGTTTGTGTGGGCGATATGCGCAATGATGGTACCAACGTTCTAGTGGTCATTGATGGCAGCGGCTGGTTTTACATACTGGATTTCAACGCCACCTACGAGCCCCGATTGCGCGTCACCAAGGAGACGTGCTATCATTTGCCTGGCGACGTCTTGGATCGTTTATCTGACTCGGTTTGCTCTGAACAGCCCATGAAGAATCGATCCATGGAACGTCATTCCAGTGGTGATTCCGCCCTAGACCTTGACCAAACCGAATGCTTATCCAACCCTGAAATCATTGTTTCGGGATCAGAAAACTTGCCCATTGTGCCAGAAGAAGACAATTCTGCCGCCGACCAAAATGATTTGCGACGGCGCGAGACTTCCCGTTCTCGATCCATATCTCAAGATAGGTCTTCGGCCAATCGGACTCCTTCGGGATCTCACACTCCTCATACTGGGCCTCCTAGTGATGGCGATAAGAATAAAATTACCGCTTCCCTTGATAGCGACACCCCGAACGACACCACTAGAGACTCAATGAGCGAGTCTGATACGAGCTCGCACCATTGTGAGCACAATTCTATTCACGTTTGGTACCGCCAACGGGTTCCTGCCAACATAAGAGAGGTTCTGATATTTGACCTCAACAATGACGGCATCAACGAGGTGGTCATGGCCCTCACGGATCGCGTTGTGCGCACCTATCAATGGCATCCTTCTGACCCTGTAAATGAAGAGCTCAAGGAAAAAGCTGCCATCCTTCGAATGCAGAAAGCCCGCAAGCACGGCCGGGTTCGACGACGTCGCCTTGGCACTCTGAAACCCGTGCAGAAATGGGAATTCGGCAATCAAATCGGGTCCATCACCAGAAATCGCAACCACGACGGCACCAACGCCCTCATTTTAGCCCAGCCGGGTGGAGGGATGCTCAAATTGATATCCAAGTCCGGCTTGGAGCTCAAAGAAGACGACAGCCCAGAGGAACTGATGGCTAAAATCGGCGAAGTCAACTGTAGCACGTTGAGCATCAATGAGATGAGAAATTTTACAACCTCTGCCGAGATCAAAGGCAATCTTCTCACTCAGGAAGCCATAACCGGTCAACTGGAAGTGGGATTACAGTCCACTCCGTATGCCGTTGTCACCATGGCAGGCACGGTTATGTTCGTTAAGGACGATTCTGTCGTGTGGACCGTTGAG ACTGAAAAACCCTTGTTTTGCGCGCGAAGTCTGGCCATGGGAGCCGACCAGCCTGATTATGTAGTTGTGGCTGGATGGTCGGGATAT ACCttcttctttgatcaaaaCGGCAAACATTTGGAGTTTATGTTTGATCAGAGTGTGGCCACTTTTACTTGCGGGCCTTTCTACTCCGATGGTGCTAATCGCCCGACTTTAGTATATACGACAGTCGATGGCGAAATTTTTCTTTACTACAACCTGAAGCCCCTTGAGCGTGA GAGTTATAGAAACTATTCAAAACTTGGATGA
- the LOC131889210 gene encoding translation initiation factor eIF-2B subunit beta-like, whose protein sequence is MGMTETHSTADTHVHSPTDPVEPAVSQFLSELSTSGHLNGGGQFADSHTTALATVNLLKRLIGQSKWHTAQELMGVIRASGARLTATLESQVMVANLFRRTLKLVREEYASALKGRQAEDDPQESLHKMVEMAGQHEGLADFGQPVPDLKTKVIESVDELLMEMEAASEEIANQSLEHIHANEIILTVGRSRTVELFLKQAAQDRQFHVIVAECAPFYQGQAMAASLAQAPARIKTTVITDTAVFAMMSRVNKVIIGTHVILANGGLKALSGSYTVALAAQHFSVPMYVCASIAKLTPGFCTANDQETFNEFASPEATLRHLDGGILSRVRTVTPIYEYVPPDLVTLFVSNVSAYAPSYVYRLLSELYHPEDYDLSAPLPVKSNHSKI, encoded by the coding sequence ATGGGGATGACCGAGACTCACTCCACCGCCGACACCCACGTCCATAGTCCCACCGACCCGGTTGAGCCGGCCGTCAGTCAGTTCCTGAGTGAGTTGTCGACCTCGGGCCATCTCAACGGGGGCGGGCAGTTCGCCGACTCGCACACCACGGCCCTGGCCACCGTCAACCTCCTCAAGCGACTGATTGGGCAGTCCAAATGGCACACGGCCCAGGAGCTGATGGGCGTAATTCGGGCCAGCGGAGCGCGATTGACGGCCACGCTCGAGTCGCAAGTCATGGTGGCCAACCTGTTTCGTCGCACGCTCAAGTTGGTGCGCGAGGAGTACGCCAGTGCCCTGAAAGGCCGCCAGGCCGAGGATGATCCCCAGGAGTCGCTCCACAAGATGGTCGAGATGGCCGGACAGCACGAGGGATTGGCCGACTTCGGACAGCCCGTGCCCGACTTGAAGACCAAGGTTATCGAGAGCGTGGACGAGCTGCTCATGGAGATGGAGGCTGCGTCCGAGGAGATCGCCAATCAAAGCCTGGAGCACATTCACGCCAACGAGATCATCCTGACGGTGGGGCGCTCGCGAACGGTCGAGCTATTCCTCAAGCAGGCGGCTCAGGACCGCCAGTTCCACGTCATCGTGGCCGAATGCGCGCCCTTCTATCAAGGTCAGGCCATGGCTGCCAGCTTGGCTCAAGCGCCGGCCCGCATCAAGACCACCGTGATTACCGACACGGCCGTGTTTGCCATGATGTCCCGCGTCAACAAAGTCATTATCGGCACGCACGTGATTTTGGCCAATGGCGGCTTGAAAGCCCTCAGCGGGAGCTACACCGTGGCCCTGGCCGCCCAACACTTCTCCGTGCCCATGTACGTGTGCGCCAGTATCGCCAAGCTCACGCCCGGCTTCTGCACGGCCAATGATCAAGAGACCTTCAACGAATTTGCCTCACCCGAGGCCACGCTCCGGCATCTGGATGGGGGGATTTTGTCCCGCGTCCGCACTGTCACGCCCATTTACGAGTACGTGCCGCCCGATTTAGTCACGCTCTTCGTGTCAAATGTGTCGGCCTACGCCCCGTCTTACGTTTATAGATTACTGAGTGAACTGTACCATCCGGAAGACTACGACTTGAGCGCACCCCTCCCCGTGAAATCGAACCATTCCAAGATTTGA
- the LOC131889211 gene encoding phosphatidylinositol-glycan biosynthesis class X protein-like: MLSAHGPASLIRTSRKSPSRIHPRVRAGQGICIGVLAALMALSPPRGVGAREYVQGMSSHYSHCPFLDGIYTSVMRRIFNPGLHKALLSEIEVMLTTSILPDVCQLVVEETLPSGMYVDTDELRDLAEAKGLRTFVPVPVDVEKPEFQADAFRMYVFRDLQIQENLRLTQVEVPVHLRYHTPRPPTPDEERRGLAPSAIVKLQNPRLFLSCRGDHLAQHCPDRTVTSYCDASGTSKCEYLHLPYKINVNAVEVSVPVGNEDHGSTVVGITTFIVSGGTIYLIIALLRAPEIKVKID, from the exons ATGCTCAGTGCTCACGGCCCCGCCTCCTTAATCAGGACTAGCCGGAAATCCCCTTCCCGCATCCACCCTCGTGTGAGAGCAGGCCAGGGGATATGCATAGGCGTGTTGGCGGCCCTGATGGCTTTGAGCCCACCCCGGGGCGTCGGAGCCCGTGAATACGTCCAGGGTATGTCCAGTCATTATTCGCATTGTCCATTTCTGGACGGGATTTACACGTCTGTCATGCGGCGCATCTTCAACCCCGGATTGCACAA GGCCCTGCTCTCCGAGATTGAGGTCATGTTGACCACATCCATCTTGCCGGATGTCTGCCAATTGGTGGTGGAGGAGACCTTACCTTCGGGAATGTACGTGGACACGGATGAGCTTCGAGATTTGGCCGAAGCCAAAGGACTTCGCACCTTTGTGCCGG TGCCTGTGGATGTCGAGAAGCCCGAGTTTCAAGCTGATGCCTTTCGTATGTACGTGTTCCGGGACCTGCAAATCCAGGAGAACTTGCGCCTAACCCAAGTGGAGGTGCCGGTGCACCTCCGTTATCACACACCCCGCCCACCCACGCCTGATGAGGAGCGACGAGGCCTGGCGCCCAGCGCCATCGTCAAACTTCAGAATCCTCGTCTGTTCTTGTCCTGTCGTGGTGATCATTTGGCCCAACATTGCCCGGATCGGACGGTCACGTCCTACTGTGACGCGAGTGGCACCAGCAAATGCGAATACCTTCATCTACCTTATAAGATT AATGTCAACGCAGTCGAAGTGTCCGTGCCCGTGGGCAATGAAGATCACGGCTCTACCGTGGTGGGTATTACCACGTTTATTGTGAGCGGTGGCACGATCTATTTGATTATCGCTTTGCTCCGTGCTCCAGAAATCAAGGTCAAAATCGACTAA